TGGAAATATATTAGCACTTACATATGTTTGTCCAAGATTATTCGATTTTTGGTGTTATTTAAATTTAAATATAATAAAAATATTTGACTGGATGTTAAATACCATTGATAAAATTTCATTACCTATGTTTTATGGAAATGAGTATGTAGTGTTTTTTTATTTATTTTTAATGTTAAGTTTTTATTTCGTTAGGAAAGGATATAAAAAATTTATTTACCTTCCACTTATATCTATTTTAGTAATAGTAATTCAAATATATAGTCCAATTCTTAATATAAAATATTATACAGAAGGAGCTATTTTAATTAGTTATAGAAATCAAAGAGTGCTTATTGCCAATAAAAATCAAATTGACTTAAAAAGGCTTTCAGAAGCTACACTAGCAACAAAATCATATAGACAGGGAAAATCAATAAGTATAGATGGTATTTGTAATATTAAATTACAAGGGAAGAATTATATTTTAGAGACTTCAAAAGAAAAATATTTATTAAAAATGGTTAGTAGTAAGGAGTCAAGTGAATATGATATAATAAATTTTAAAGATGGACTTACGAATAAAATATTTGTAATAAATGGAGAAGCAATAGAAATATGCTCATAGATATCCATACTTATGCGTATATCTGGCGGAAATAAGAACATGAATTTGTTACAGTTACTGAAAATTTTGATAGGTGAACAAGTTGTACCAAAAATACTAGATTCAAAAGGAAGCGCACACAGAGAAATTTGGAAGAACGAAATGTAAAATTTCGATTTGGGGTATTTATATAAAGTTATTTTTATATGAGAGGAAAATTAAATTGATTAATTATGAAGTTTATGAACAAGAAATTGAAAAAGGTAATGTGAAAAATGGATATATATTTTGTGGATTAGATGAAGAGCTTATTAAGGATGGGATAAGTCTAATTATTAAAAGAGAAGTATCTGAAGAGTTTAAAGAACTTAATTTAATAAGAATAGATGGTATGAATACGAGTTTTGATGATATTATGAATGCTTGTGAAACAATGCCTTTTATGAGTGAAAAAAAAGTTGTTGTTATTTATAGAGCAAGTTTTTTGCAGGACAAAAGTGATTCTACAGGTACTAAAATATATAATGATATTAAGAAATATGTAGAAAATCTACCGCCTGATACTATTTTGATAATGTATTATTTATTAAATGATAAGAGAGATAGACCTAACAAAAATAAAAAATTAACGACTATAAGTAAGTTTTTACCTATAGTATATTGTGATAAGCTAAAGAAAGATAAATATTTAAAAAAGGTTTCGGAGATATTTAAAGAAAAAGGAAAGCAAATTGGAAGAGTTGAATTAATGTATTTTTGTGATAAGGTACAAAGTAATTTTGATATTATAAAAAGAGAGGCAGATAAGCTTATATCATATTGTGAAGGTAGAGATATAAAGAAAGATGATATTAATTTACTTATTTTAAATTCTCATGAAGATGATATTTTTGATTTAGTAGAATTAATAGCTGTAAGGAAGATTGATAAGGCCATAGACATAATGAAAGAAATTTTATATAAATCAGATCAACATATGCTTATAATAAGTGCAATTGAAAAACACTTTTTAAGATTATACGAAATAAAGGTTAAAATTGCTAACGGAAAAAGATTAGATGATATTATATCAGAATATAGATTACCACAATTTGTATGCGAAAAATTAATAACACAAACTAATAGATTTACACAAAAACAATTAATGGAATTAATTAAACTTTGTGTAAAAACAGAAACAAAATTAAAATCCACAGGATTAGACAAAAATATGGAGATGGAATTTCTCCTTATAAATACCCTTACAGTGAAAAAATAAAGAAAAATTTATATCCTAGCCATCAGATAATATGAATCAACCGAGCGCAGTACCCGTAATTTGCGCAAAAAAATAACCCATCTAGTGATAGATGGGTTTTTAAGATTAAGCCATAGCGCTTAACTTTGTAGCTAATCTTGATTTCTTTCTAGCAGCCATGTTCTTATGAACAACTCCCTTAGAAGCAGCCATGTCTAATGACTTAACAACTGATGTATATAAAGTTTTAGCTTCTTCACTATTCTTAGCTTCTACAGCAACTTCAAACTTCTTTATAGCAGTCTTTAAAGCAGACTTAACCATTCTATTGTTTAAAGTTTTAGTTTGAGTAACTTTAATTCTCTTTTTAGCTGATTTTATATTTGCCATTCTTAATTCACCCCCTTAAATTTTTATAGGGTCTCTGCAGTTTTTGGGGAAATCTGCGTACGAGTTCATATTCAACAAACCTTATTATAGCATCAGAGGTTATGTAATTCAAGTATTAAATTCAAAGAAAAAGGAAAAATAAAACTGACTAAATATATAATGAGGTGTTTATATGATAAATGTTAGAACAGATCTAGTACTTGAAGCAAGGGAAATATATAAAGAAAACCATAAGGCAGAAGGAGATATCGATGGAATTGAAGTTATTGAAGAAAGTGAAAAGAATATTAAAGTAACTACAGTAAAAGTAAAAAATGAAGAAGGAGCTCAAAAAATTGGAAAACCAAAAGGGAATTATGTAACTATAGATATTCCTGATTTTACTGCTTATGATGGAGAAACTATGGACAGAGTTTCTGAGGTGGTATCAGAAATTTTAGGAAGATTAATTAACATGGATACTAAAAAAACTGCATTAATTGTGGGACTTGGAAATTGGCAAGTAACTCCAGATGCTTTAGGTCCAAAAGTAACAGAAAAAATAATGGTAACAAGACATTTGCAAACAGTAATGCCCGAAGCAATTGACGACTCTGTTAGACCTGTTTGTTCGATAGCTCCAGGAGTATTAGGAGTTACAGGTATTGAAACAGTGGAAATAATTAAGGGAGTTGTGGAAAAAATCAAACCGGATTTAGTAATATGTATAGATGCACTAGCTGCAAGAAGGGTTCAAAGAGTAAATACAACAATTCAAATTGGTGATACAGGAATATCACCAGGTGCCGGAGTTGGAAATAATAGAAAGCAAATAAATGAAGAAACTTTAGGCGTAAAGGTTATTGCTATAGGAGTACCAACAGTTGTAGATGCAATTACAATTACCAATGATACCATAGATTTAGTTGTAGATTCACTAATAAGTCAATCATCAAGTGGAACTGATTTTTATAAAATGCTAAAATCTCTTGATAAAAACGAGAAAGAGAATCTCATTAAGGAAGTAATATCAACAAAAAACAATACAGATATGATAGTTACACCAAAAGATATTGATTTGGTCATAAATTCCTTATCAAAAATAATAGCTAATGGAATAAATATGGCTGTGCAACCTAATATGAATATGGAAGAAATCAATAAGTTTATGGGGTGATTTTGATTGGAAGAATAATTATGTAAATTTATTAATATAATTATAAAGTAAAACTTTTCAGGTGGAATTTTGTATTCCACTTGAATCTGAATTTAGTTTAATAATCCCAATAATGCACATATAGTACCCATAAGGGGCACCTGGTATATGGCTGTGTGGTATTAACTTCTATCTAAAGAGTGGGAGTAGATAAAAAATAGTTATAGACATAATATAAAATAGTACAAGGGGGAATAAGGTGATATATATGATCAGAAGAGAAAGAACAAATAACATTCGAAAAAAAATTAAAGTAAAATCTAATATAAATATAGGTATAGTAGTGCTTATTTTGATTTTAAGTATCTTATTTATAAGACTTGGTAGTGTTTTAAAAGATAATAGAGAAAGAGGAGCCTTTGCTTATGTTGAATTATTAAATTTAGGAATGCCAATAATAGAATCTCAAGCTTACGATGAGGGGAATTATGCTGAAAATAAGCTTTCACTAAAGACAGTTTGCTTTGAAGTATTAGGTTTAAATAATTTTAGTTATAGAGGAATAATACAAAATGAAATTAGTTTTTTTTATAATATAGATGATAATGATACTAAGTCAACTTTTACATTTAATCCATTCCAAGTCAGTGAAGAGAGTATTTCTAAGTTACCTGCAAATAATGATAGTAAAAATACACAAATTTATGATGCAAGTTTAAAAAAGGAAATAAATAAGTCAAAGCCAGAAATATTAATTTATCATAGTCATACTACTGAAAATTATAATGCAACAGAACCAGAAAGTTTAGATGAAAATACAAATGTGGTTGGAGCAGGGGATGTTCTTTCTAAGGAACTTGAAGAAAATTATGGCATTTCAGTAATACATGATAAAACAGATCACTGTATTTCTTATAATGATAGTTATACACGATCTGGAGAAACTGTTGATAAATATTTAAAACAGTATGGAGATTTTAAAATGATTATAGATTTGCATAGAGATTCAATTGAAGATAAGTCTGTGACTACAACGCAAGTTTATGGAATGAATGCATCAAAAATAATGTTTGTAAATGCTAAAAATAGTACAAGATATGGTAAGAATAAAGAACTTACTGAAAAGGTATTTAACAAAACTTCAGAACTGTTTCCAAGTTTACCTATAAAAATATTGACATATAATAGAGGGAAAAATGCGTTTAATCAAAGTAAGAGTGATGGGAGTTTACTTTTTGAAATAGGTTCACATACTAATACTCCAGAAGAGTCAAAAGTTACAGCAGAATGTATGGCTAGAGTAATTGCAGAAATTTTAAACAAATAAATATAGAAGGTGAAAACTGCACTTTGAGTATAATCTGCCGAAAGAAATGGTACTCTGTTGTTTCGGTTACTAAGAGAATATGCTGTGGATTTCTATCAGTAGAAGTTGCACCCATTTATGCATGCTCCCGAGGCAAGCTCAGGACAAGCATAAATGGAACAACTTCTACTGAAGAAATACCTACAGCATATTCTCTAATGTAACACTGCACAACAGAGTACCATTTATTTCTAGTACGGAGTATATTTTAATATTATAAGTATAGATTATAAGGTGAGTATATATAGTTTCTCAATAAAAATTTAAGATGTTCATACAAATACATATGATACTATAAGAGCGATGTCTTGGATATATTTTAAATTTTGAATAAGGACTTCATAAACTTATTAAGTAAAAAGTACAGATTATAATAGGGTAATATTATAAATCATATATATTCTCGAAGATATGCACATATAAAAAAAGTGCGATAGCACAATTAAGAACTTTTACACATATAAAAAAAGTGCGATAGCACAATTAAGAACTTTTACACCTATAAAAATCCTAAGAATTTATTAAGTTATTGTAAAATTCAGGGTAACATAGTATTAGATTAAAAAAACACTTAGGTAGATATAATAATAACATAATATTAGTGAAGTAATGAATAATAGGTTCTAAATATGGAAATAATCTAAATAAAAAGTTAAAGAAAATATTAGGGATAGTTAAAATATGAATTAACTTATTTGAAAAGGGTGTTTTTATTGAAGAATATTTTTAAGGGTTACATATTTAAAAAAGTATTGCCAGCATTTTTAATTTTATTTTTTGTTTTACTTGGAATTATTAAAGTAGATGTGATTAATACTAAAGCATTATCACCTCTTGGAAATACAAATGAAAATTATGAACTTGTAAGTGAAAAATTTGGAGAAGATTTTTCGAATTTTATAAAAGATAATTCATTTCTGAAAATTTATAAAGAATCAGAAAAAGACATATTAGTAAGATTAGGAGAGAATAATTTTAAAATAAAAAATGAATCTGTTTTTATAAATAAAATAGAAGAAATATTAAAAAAAATACACAGCTAAAAAAGGCGCGAAGCGCAACCAAAAACATTTCACCGATAAAAAGTACGCACTACTAAAAGGATACGCACATAAGAAAAAAGCACGAAGTACAACAAAGAACTTATTAAGCACAACCAAAATCATTTCACAAATAAAAAAAGCAAACACTATAAAAAGAGTATGAAGCGCAATCAAGAACTTAAAAAAACTAATAATAACTTATAGCATAAAGAAATTACGAGTAAAAGTGAAAAATGAAATTCGAAGTGAAAATCCAACAGAGTCCAAATTTTATATTTGGCTTCTTGAACTTTCACAGGGCATGACTGCAAGTCATGTTTCCTTTAATATTTCATTATTAGAACTTTCTCCTTGTAGTTTTTATTGATTATTGCCCCCAGGGTACCTAAAGGGCATGAATTGTCAATTGAAAAGTCTATGAAGAGATTTTCTTGTAGCCTTTTTAAATGGATGTATGTTATAATTTAGCTGATTTAATTATAACGGGGGTGAAGGAACTGCCTTAAGTTTAGAAGGCAGTTATGCGTATGAAAAGTGAAAGACAAGAACATATCAGAAATTTTTCAATAGTAGCACATATTGATCATGG
The DNA window shown above is from Clostridium beijerinckii and carries:
- a CDS encoding GPR endopeptidase, with amino-acid sequence MINVRTDLVLEAREIYKENHKAEGDIDGIEVIEESEKNIKVTTVKVKNEEGAQKIGKPKGNYVTIDIPDFTAYDGETMDRVSEVVSEILGRLINMDTKKTALIVGLGNWQVTPDALGPKVTEKIMVTRHLQTVMPEAIDDSVRPVCSIAPGVLGVTGIETVEIIKGVVEKIKPDLVICIDALAARRVQRVNTTIQIGDTGISPGAGVGNNRKQINEETLGVKVIAIGVPTVVDAITITNDTIDLVVDSLISQSSSGTDFYKMLKSLDKNEKENLIKEVISTKNNTDMIVTPKDIDLVINSLSKIIANGINMAVQPNMNMEEINKFMG
- a CDS encoding DNA polymerase III subunit delta, with the protein product MINYEVYEQEIEKGNVKNGYIFCGLDEELIKDGISLIIKREVSEEFKELNLIRIDGMNTSFDDIMNACETMPFMSEKKVVVIYRASFLQDKSDSTGTKIYNDIKKYVENLPPDTILIMYYLLNDKRDRPNKNKKLTTISKFLPIVYCDKLKKDKYLKKVSEIFKEKGKQIGRVELMYFCDKVQSNFDIIKREADKLISYCEGRDIKKDDINLLILNSHEDDIFDLVELIAVRKIDKAIDIMKEILYKSDQHMLIISAIEKHFLRLYEIKVKIANGKRLDDIISEYRLPQFVCEKLITQTNRFTQKQLMELIKLCVKTETKLKSTGLDKNMEMEFLLINTLTVKK
- a CDS encoding 30S ribosomal protein S20, coding for MANIKSAKKRIKVTQTKTLNNRMVKSALKTAIKKFEVAVEAKNSEEAKTLYTSVVKSLDMAASKGVVHKNMAARKKSRLATKLSAMA
- a CDS encoding stage II sporulation protein P; its protein translation is MIRRERTNNIRKKIKVKSNINIGIVVLILILSILFIRLGSVLKDNRERGAFAYVELLNLGMPIIESQAYDEGNYAENKLSLKTVCFEVLGLNNFSYRGIIQNEISFFYNIDDNDTKSTFTFNPFQVSEESISKLPANNDSKNTQIYDASLKKEINKSKPEILIYHSHTTENYNATEPESLDENTNVVGAGDVLSKELEENYGISVIHDKTDHCISYNDSYTRSGETVDKYLKQYGDFKMIIDLHRDSIEDKSVTTTQVYGMNASKIMFVNAKNSTRYGKNKELTEKVFNKTSELFPSLPIKILTYNRGKNAFNQSKSDGSLLFEIGSHTNTPEESKVTAECMARVIAEILNK